In Macrobrachium rosenbergii isolate ZJJX-2024 chromosome 19, ASM4041242v1, whole genome shotgun sequence, the following are encoded in one genomic region:
- the LOC136848487 gene encoding uncharacterized protein: protein MAYTTVSPLVHHLQEGLKNFDLTNWTRSFDLANSIKDLDLKTFGLLGLVVVAVIFIADLITKSYGPFGKSLAFSAADAWQRNRQNVRFDKFGRENRSLEPVTEVLDALADAVKKWEQSERNGAQDRSAYGGRNL, encoded by the exons ATGGCCTACACCACCGTCTCCCCTCTCGTGCACCACCTCCAGGAGGGACTGAAGAACTTCGACCTCACCAACTGGACGCGAAGCTTCGATTTGGCCAATTCCATCAAAGATCTCGACCTGAAGACTTTCGGTTTGTTGGGTCTGGTTGTGGTGGCCGTCATCTTTATCGCGGATCTCATCACTAAATCTTATGGTCCTTTCGGGAAAAGTTTGGCTTTTTCAGCTGCCGATGCCTGGCAGAGAAATAGGCAAAATGTTCGTTTCGATAAATTCGGCAGAGAGAA CCGTTCCTTGGAACCTGTGACCGAAGTTCTGGATGCTTTGGCTGACGCTGTGAAGAAATGGGAGCAATCTGAAAGAAATGGGGCCCAAGATCGATCCGCTTATGGCGGACGAAATCTTTAG
- the LOC136848488 gene encoding uncharacterized protein, whose product MASTAVSSLGYYLQEGLRNFDLSNWMRNFDLASSIKDLDLKTFGWLALIAVVVIFVADFFTKPFFPFRRSLAVSAADAWQRSRQQITFDKFGRDSRSLEPVTEVLDALADAVKKWEQSEETNLSKDRSSYGGRDLWQS is encoded by the exons ATGGCTTCGACCGCCGTCTCCTCACTCGGATATTACCTTCAGGAGGGACTGAGAAACTTTGACCTCAGCAACTGGATGCGGAACTTCGATTTGGCGAGTTCCATCAAAGACCTTGACCTGAAGACTTTCGGCTGGTTAGCTCTGATTGCGGTGGTCGTCATCTTCGTCGCTGACTTCTTCACAAagccttttttcccttttaggAGAAGTCTAGCAGTATCAGCTGCTGATGCTTGGCAGAGGAGCAGACAACAAATTACTTTTGATAAATTCGGAAGGGACAG TCGATCCCTGGAACCAGTGACCGAAGTCTTGGATGCTCTGGCTGATGCTGTGAAGAAATGGGAACAATCTGAGGAAACGAACCTGAGCAAAGATCGATCTTCCTACGGTGGCCGGGACCTCTGGCAATCCTAA
- the LOC136848490 gene encoding uncharacterized protein codes for MASTGVSSLGYYLQEGLRNFDLGNWMRNFDLANTFKDFDLKTFGWLALVVVAVIFIADLFTKPFFPLGRSLAVSAADAWQKNRHQVTFDKYGRDSRSLEPVTEVLDALADAVKKWEQSEETNVRKDRSSYGGRDLWQS; via the exons ATGGCTTCGACCGGCGTCTCCTCACTCGGATACTACCTGCAGGAGGGACTGAGGAACTTTGACCTCGGCAACTGGATGCGAAACTTCGATTTGGCGAATACCTTCAAGGATTTCGACTTGAAGACTTTCGGTTGGCTGGCCCTAGTCGTTGTGGCCGTCATCTTTATTGCTGACCTTTTCACGAAACCGTTTTTCCCTCTGGGGAGAAGTCTGGCCGTCTCGGCTGCTGACGCTTGGCAGAAGAACAGGCACCAGGTCACTTTCGATAAATACGGAAGAGACAG TCGGTCCCTGGAACCAGTGACCGAAGTCTTGGACGCTCTGGCTGATGCTGTGAAGAAATGGGAACAATCTGAGGAAACGAACGTGAGAAAAGATCGATCTTCCTACGGTGGCCGTGACCTTTGGCAATCCTAA